One Chitinophaga varians DNA window includes the following coding sequences:
- a CDS encoding DUF6443 domain-containing protein, whose translation MRDRKKYGFRQLSVCLLFAALGLTGNITRAQQPGGPGLPSATPVPLPVTNTPPFINYIRTWEPSIPTTDLATVTAESNSVRNVKQVSQYFDGLGRLSQTVAKGMSNSGEDIVTPVVYDAFGREQYKYLPYTHSAGDGKFKTSPFVDQQQFYLNSGKYPGEKIFYSQTEFEASPLNRVLKTYAPGNSWANRPVSHQYLVNTAQDSVRIWNIGATGMPVSPLAYDAGQLTVDITTDEDGGQIVEYKDKSNRMILRKLRGVASPGSAHMGWLCTYYIYDDLNNLRFVIPPLGVEKITGTWNTAAIADGLCFQYTYDDRNRMITKKMPGAGMVEMVYDVRDRLVFTRDSSQRVQNIWHVTFYDQLNRPVETALYNRSISREALQGQMNGAVNNSGTSNYVFPGAADLVTAYHEPARTVYEATNSVTLESGFDTGDGADADMRINPSLTTGAANITVSNPLPDIFSNGTLTPLTYTFYDNYNFPGVQGAVSSDFNMPTDEGNSFVEPVTVGNLTQGMVTGTRIRILGTDTWLTSTTYYNDKGRVSQVVADNAAGSTDVITSRYDFNGKVVSTYQRHKNGRSGLTPQTTVLTTMVYDDQGRVKAINKRLNDNPALARTIARNTYDKIGQLSAKELGINGTGEPLERQTFDYNLRGWLRSISKDYLDNGSAGSHFGQELNYDYGFSVPAFNGNIAGIRWKGWNDQAQRAYGYTYDAISRLKGAAFSQLTSGSWLNDAVDFTVGNISYDANGNLLSMNQRGQVNNAAGNVDQLSYRYNANSNQLQSVYDGVRAKTGLGDFTDSQADGVDYNYDGAGNLTRDENKQIAAISYNHLNLPELITVTGKGNIRFVYDAGGNKVRKVVTDNTAGVAKVTTTDYLGGFVYENDSLRFAGHEEGRIRVAYQPGQAPDFVYDYFVKDHLGNTRLVLTEKSVTNTYAATMETPSAAKENQLFSNIDNTRSNKPVGYPADESAGKNESVAKLTATGTGKKIGPSLVLRVMAGDTIQLSSKAFYKSNGPANKSNPAVPAESMVADLINAFGGTVSADATHGAPASAAVPPFNTNFYNNDYRRLKEKDPDQQPGKPKAYLNYVLFDDQFKMVEENSGVKQVKAEPDQLQTLSQDKMVMKKSGFLYVYTSNESPQEVFFDNLLVAHSGSPVLEETHYYPFGLTMAGISSNALKGANYPENRKKYNGIEYTSELDLDIYDAQFRNLDPQIGRWNQIDPKIENMEAWSPYASNYDNPIRYKDFLGDEPDGPGDPIKQVGLVTGREYNLTAPTGIGSALKFAGQYIGGTANEIVAGINQNLNPVYAAVNGGQALVTGKDIQTGRPMNAGEAAISVASALPIGKFMGMLGRVGGAVEGMVAREASQGVSIAQGELLKNTLPVSTEGKLLGSISNGQISMQGKTLAAGKFDFIATQEGSVLLGRKHTFLSGGADVLAAGELKIRGGTIVGVNNLSGHYLPGLNASSSYLNILKNLGVDVSKAHLQIYNSQGQIIKHVLPK comes from the coding sequence CTATACCAACAACAGATCTGGCCACAGTGACGGCCGAGAGCAATTCCGTTAGGAATGTAAAGCAGGTATCTCAGTATTTCGATGGCCTTGGCCGTCTGTCACAGACTGTGGCCAAAGGCATGAGTAACTCCGGGGAGGACATTGTAACCCCGGTGGTATATGATGCATTCGGGAGAGAGCAGTATAAATATCTGCCTTATACGCATTCCGCCGGCGACGGGAAATTTAAGACCTCACCATTCGTTGATCAACAGCAGTTTTACCTGAATTCGGGGAAATATCCCGGCGAGAAAATATTTTACAGCCAGACAGAATTTGAGGCTTCTCCGTTGAACAGGGTTTTAAAGACCTACGCTCCGGGTAATAGCTGGGCTAACCGGCCGGTGAGCCATCAGTATCTCGTTAACACTGCACAGGATTCAGTGCGTATTTGGAATATCGGCGCTACCGGAATGCCGGTGAGCCCACTTGCTTATGACGCTGGTCAGTTGACCGTAGACATCACCACAGATGAAGATGGCGGCCAGATAGTCGAATACAAGGACAAGTCAAACCGGATGATATTAAGGAAGTTGCGGGGAGTGGCTTCTCCTGGTTCCGCACATATGGGATGGCTTTGTACCTATTATATTTATGACGATCTGAACAATCTTCGTTTCGTTATTCCACCGCTGGGGGTGGAAAAGATTACCGGCACCTGGAATACTGCTGCCATAGCGGACGGCCTTTGTTTTCAGTATACCTATGATGACCGAAACCGGATGATCACCAAAAAAATGCCTGGTGCTGGTATGGTGGAGATGGTATATGATGTGCGTGACCGTCTGGTATTTACCCGGGATTCCAGTCAACGGGTACAGAATATATGGCATGTTACTTTCTATGATCAGCTGAACCGGCCGGTTGAAACTGCCCTGTATAATAGAAGTATTTCAAGGGAAGCGTTGCAGGGACAAATGAATGGAGCTGTTAATAATAGTGGGACCAGCAATTATGTTTTCCCTGGAGCCGCTGACCTGGTTACGGCTTATCATGAACCAGCCCGCACTGTTTATGAAGCAACCAATTCTGTGACACTGGAAAGTGGCTTTGATACCGGCGATGGGGCGGATGCGGATATGCGGATTAATCCTTCTTTGACGACGGGTGCCGCTAATATCACGGTGAGTAATCCTTTGCCTGATATCTTTAGTAATGGAACCCTAACACCATTAACTTACACATTCTACGATAATTATAATTTCCCCGGAGTCCAGGGTGCGGTTAGTAGCGATTTTAATATGCCTACTGATGAGGGTAATTCGTTTGTTGAGCCGGTAACAGTTGGCAATCTTACACAAGGAATGGTAACAGGAACGCGCATACGTATCCTGGGCACCGATACCTGGCTGACATCTACTACTTATTATAATGATAAAGGAAGGGTAAGTCAGGTGGTAGCTGACAATGCTGCTGGTAGTACAGATGTGATTACTTCCCGTTATGATTTTAACGGAAAGGTAGTTAGTACCTATCAGCGCCATAAAAACGGCAGAAGCGGGCTCACGCCCCAAACGACGGTACTGACAACTATGGTCTACGATGACCAGGGCAGGGTGAAAGCGATCAACAAGCGACTGAATGATAATCCGGCGTTGGCGCGTACCATAGCCAGAAATACCTATGACAAGATCGGCCAGTTGAGCGCAAAAGAGCTGGGCATCAACGGGACCGGTGAGCCGCTGGAAAGACAGACATTTGACTATAATCTCCGTGGATGGCTGCGGAGCATCAGCAAAGATTATCTGGATAACGGTTCTGCGGGATCGCACTTTGGCCAGGAGCTAAACTACGACTATGGTTTTAGCGTGCCGGCGTTTAACGGTAATATTGCCGGCATCCGATGGAAGGGCTGGAACGACCAGGCACAGCGGGCATATGGTTATACCTATGATGCTATCAGCCGATTGAAAGGAGCTGCTTTCTCTCAGCTCACCTCCGGTAGCTGGCTTAATGATGCCGTAGATTTCACAGTTGGTAACATCAGCTACGACGCCAACGGTAACCTGCTGAGCATGAACCAGCGTGGTCAGGTAAACAATGCTGCGGGTAATGTGGACCAGCTGAGTTACCGGTACAATGCTAACAGCAACCAACTGCAATCTGTATATGACGGAGTAAGGGCAAAGACAGGTTTAGGGGACTTTACCGACAGCCAGGCTGATGGAGTTGACTATAACTATGACGGAGCAGGTAACCTCACCCGTGATGAGAACAAACAGATTGCCGCTATCAGCTACAACCACCTCAACCTGCCGGAGCTGATTACTGTGACTGGTAAAGGAAATATCCGTTTTGTATATGACGCCGGTGGCAATAAAGTCCGTAAAGTTGTTACGGATAATACCGCCGGTGTTGCAAAGGTTACGACGACAGACTATCTGGGAGGATTTGTATACGAAAATGATAGCCTGCGTTTCGCTGGTCACGAAGAAGGAAGGATACGGGTTGCCTATCAGCCCGGACAGGCGCCTGATTTTGTATACGACTACTTTGTAAAAGACCATCTCGGTAATACCCGGCTGGTACTAACGGAGAAATCCGTCACCAATACCTATGCAGCTACCATGGAGACTCCCAGCGCTGCAAAGGAAAATCAGCTGTTCAGTAATATCGATAATACCCGCAGCAATAAGCCTGTAGGGTATCCGGCAGATGAAAGTGCCGGTAAGAATGAATCCGTGGCCAAACTGACGGCTACCGGTACCGGCAAGAAGATCGGGCCTTCCCTTGTATTAAGGGTAATGGCAGGTGATACCATTCAGCTAAGCAGCAAGGCATTTTATAAATCCAATGGGCCGGCTAATAAGAGTAACCCGGCTGTGCCGGCGGAGAGTATGGTGGCTGACCTAATCAATGCGTTTGGCGGTACTGTTTCCGCAGACGCCACACATGGCGCTCCCGCGTCAGCAGCAGTTCCACCGTTTAATACCAATTTCTATAATAACGACTACCGCCGACTGAAGGAGAAAGATCCTGATCAACAACCTGGTAAGCCTAAAGCCTATTTGAACTATGTTTTGTTTGATGATCAGTTTAAAATGGTGGAGGAAAACAGTGGAGTAAAACAGGTAAAAGCAGAGCCTGACCAGCTCCAAACCCTTTCACAGGACAAGATGGTCATGAAAAAGAGCGGATTTTTGTATGTTTACACCAGCAATGAGAGTCCGCAGGAAGTGTTCTTTGATAATCTGTTGGTGGCACATAGTGGCAGTCCGGTGTTGGAGGAGACGCATTATTATCCGTTTGGGTTGACGATGGCGGGGATTAGTTCGAATGCGTTGAAGGGGGCGAATTATCCGGAGAATAGGAAGAAGTATAATGGTATAGAGTATACGAGTGAGTTGGATCTTGATATATATGATGCACAGTTTAGGAATCTTGATCCACAGATAGGAAGATGGAACCAGATAGACCCGAAGATAGAGAATATGGAGGCATGGTCGCCGTATGCTTCTAACTATGATAATCCGATTCGATACAAAGATTTTTTAGGGGATGAACCAGACGGTCCCGGAGATCCTATTAAACAGGTTGGACTAGTTACGGGTAGGGAGTATAATCTTACAGCTCCAACAGGGATAGGCTCTGCCCTTAAATTTGCAGGTCAATATATAGGAGGAACAGCGAATGAAATAGTCGCGGGGATAAACCAGAATTTAAACCCTGTTTATGCTGCAGTAAATGGTGGGCAGGCACTTGTTACCGGTAAGGATATACAAACGGGACGACCAATGAATGCAGGAGAGGCGGCTATAAGTGTAGCGTCTGCTCTTCCTATTGGAAAGTTCATGGGAATGTTGGGACGAGTTGGAGGAGCTGTCGAAGGAATGGTTGCTCGTGAAGCATCACAGGGAGTTAGTATTGCTCAAGGTGAGTTATTAAAAAATACGTTACCTGTAAGTACAGAGGGAAAGCTACTAGGCTCCATATCTAATGGTCAAATTTCTATGCAAGGAAAAACTTTGGCAGCAGGGAAATTTGATTTTATTGCGACACAAGAGGGAAGCGTCTTATTGGGTAGGAAGCATACATTTTTATCTGGAGGTGCAGATGTGTTAGCAGCTGGAGAGTTAAAGATAAGAGGTGGCACTATCGTTGGAGTTAATAATTTGTCAGGCCATTATTTACCGGGATTAAATGCCTCAAGTAGCTATTTAAATATTTTAAAGAATCTTGGAGTTGATGTATCTAAGGCCCATTTGCAGATATATAATTCTCAGGGACAAATAATAAAACATGTTTTACCCAAATGA
- a CDS encoding APH(3') family aminoglycoside O-phosphotransferase: MPNLPTDLAHLLTGISPEPITIGYSAASVYRYTSAHSVFYLKTQPSGQGLRREYEVLTWLQDKLPVPVIQYFSAHDAVDYLLTTAVDGEMLCADSYLDNPELTVKLLADGIQLLSALPIENCPFDNSLEKKLTAAAYNVTHGLVDTSDWEDNNRFATPQALLNYLIAHKPAAYTPVFTHGDYCLPNIFGKQGQVSGFIDIGGAGVADIYQDIALCVRSLKHNFGTDDYAGMLFERLGMERDEERVAYYVMLDELF, encoded by the coding sequence ATGCCCAACCTCCCTACAGACCTGGCCCATCTGCTGACAGGTATATCACCCGAACCCATCACCATCGGTTATTCGGCCGCCAGCGTGTACCGCTATACGAGCGCCCACAGCGTATTTTACCTGAAAACACAACCTTCCGGACAAGGGCTTCGCCGCGAATATGAAGTACTCACCTGGCTGCAGGACAAGCTGCCGGTGCCGGTGATACAGTATTTCAGCGCCCACGATGCCGTCGATTACCTGCTCACCACTGCTGTAGACGGCGAAATGCTTTGCGCTGACAGTTACCTCGATAATCCTGAACTAACAGTAAAACTGCTGGCCGACGGCATCCAGCTGCTGTCTGCGCTTCCTATTGAGAACTGCCCCTTCGACAACAGCCTGGAAAAGAAATTAACAGCCGCAGCGTATAACGTAACACACGGACTGGTAGACACCTCTGACTGGGAAGACAATAACCGCTTCGCTACGCCGCAGGCACTCCTGAATTATCTTATTGCGCATAAACCTGCCGCCTATACGCCTGTCTTCACGCACGGCGATTACTGTCTGCCGAATATCTTCGGTAAACAAGGACAAGTGAGTGGTTTCATTGATATCGGCGGCGCTGGTGTGGCAGATATATACCAGGATATAGCGTTATGTGTGCGGTCACTGAAGCATAACTTCGGAACGGATGATTATGCAGGGATGTTGTTTGAAAGGCTGGGGATGGAGCGGGATGAGGAAAGGGTGGCGTATTATGTGATGTTGGATGAGTTGTTTTAG
- a CDS encoding alpha/beta fold hydrolase has translation MLTSILLAMTISSAMPGTAIPLSKTTVQTDTTSAYATVNGIKMYYEIHGSGSPLVLIHGGGSTIRTTFGEVLNDFAQHHQVIAVELQGHGHTEARPGPTTFEQDADDVAALLKTLHIQQADILGFSNGGCTALQIGVRHPEMVRRIVAISSFYKREGLPPMFWDMMKKARLSDMPQPFKDGFLAIRNDPKALQTMFNQDNGRMLAFNDWPDDMVRSIKAPTLVLISDQDAITPEHAVAMYRLLPKGRLVIMPGQHGEFLGDVLTAKHHSHTPQMAVALIDDFLNE, from the coding sequence ATGCTTACAAGTATCCTTCTGGCCATGACCATCAGCAGCGCCATGCCCGGAACAGCCATTCCTTTGTCTAAAACCACCGTACAAACGGATACCACCAGTGCTTACGCCACGGTCAACGGTATTAAAATGTATTACGAAATACATGGCAGCGGCAGCCCGTTGGTATTAATCCATGGCGGCGGTTCCACCATCCGCACCACTTTCGGCGAAGTGCTCAACGATTTTGCACAACATCACCAGGTGATAGCCGTAGAGCTGCAAGGCCACGGGCACACGGAAGCACGCCCCGGCCCCACCACCTTTGAACAGGATGCCGATGATGTGGCCGCCCTGCTAAAAACACTGCACATTCAACAAGCGGATATCCTAGGCTTTAGCAACGGTGGCTGTACCGCGCTCCAGATCGGCGTCCGTCACCCGGAAATGGTACGCCGCATTGTGGCCATTTCCTCCTTCTACAAAAGAGAAGGCCTGCCCCCGATGTTTTGGGACATGATGAAAAAAGCCCGTCTCAGCGATATGCCGCAACCTTTTAAAGACGGCTTTCTCGCTATTCGCAACGACCCTAAAGCATTACAGACAATGTTCAACCAGGACAACGGCCGGATGCTGGCTTTTAACGACTGGCCCGATGATATGGTCCGCTCCATCAAAGCACCTACACTGGTACTGATCAGCGACCAGGACGCCATCACGCCGGAACATGCCGTAGCCATGTACCGGTTGCTGCCGAAAGGCCGCCTCGTGATCATGCCAGGCCAGCACGGTGAATTCCTGGGTGATGTATTGACGGCCAAACACCACAGCCACACTCCACAGATGGCAGTGGCCCTGATAGACGACTTCCTGAACGAATAA